Within Burkholderiales bacterium, the genomic segment TATCTGAACGATCTCGATGCGCGCGCGCTGATAGTTCCAGTTGCAAGCGCATCGCCAGCGGTTGCCGTTGCCCGCAAGCACCGCATTCCCGTGCTTGAACTGAACGTGGTTGAGGGCGCGCCCGCCGGCGTCTTCAGGCTAAGCGGCAGCGCCTTGCCGCGGACGGCGAATGCGGGTTTCGCGGCAGCTGAAGAAGTCGCGCTGCTGCTACACACGTCGGGCACGACCTCCCGGCCCAAACTGGTTCCGCTGCTGCACGCCAACCTGTGCGCGTCGGCGCGCAATGTCGCCCACACTCTGGCGCTGACCGAGAGCGATCGCTGCCTGAGCGTGATGCCGCTGTTTCATATTCACGGTCTGATCGGCGCCTTGCTGTCGTCGATATACGCAGGCAGTGCGGTCGTTTGCGCGCCGGGTTTCGACGCTTCGCGCTTTTTCGCATGGGCCGACGCGACTAGCCCGACTTGGTATACGGCAGTTCCGACCATGCATCAGGCGATCCTCGAGCACGCCAGCGAGTACAGCGATTTTCTGGCTCGGCGCTCATTGCGGCTGATCCGTTCGTCGTCGGCGGCTTTACCGCCGCGCGTCATGGCCGAGCTCGAAGCGGTGTTTGCCGCCCCGGTCATCGAAGCTTATGGCATGACCGAGGCCGCGCACCAGATGGCAAGCAATCCGCTGCCGCCGGGGGCGCGCAAGCCCGGTTCAGTCGGCCGCGCAGCCGGGCCCGAGATCGCGATCACGGATGCTTCGGGCGCAATGCTGAGCCCCGGCCAGACCGGGGAGATCGCGATCCGCGGCGGCAACGTGATGCCAGGTTACGCGAGCAATTGCGCCGCCCCGGTCGATCCTAACGTCGCCGCGTTCAGCGCCGGCTGGTTCCGCACCGGCGATCAGGGATACCTCGACGGCGACGGTTATCTTTTCATCACCGGCCGCCTCAAGGAAATCATCAACCGCGGCGGCGAGAAAATTTCGCCGCGCGAAATCGACGAAGCGCTATTGAATCACCCCGCGATCGCGCAAGCCGTCGCATTTGCCGTTCCGCATGCGCTGCTCGGCGAGGACCTCGCCGCCGCGGTCGTGCTGAAACAAAACACGCAGGCAACGGAACGAGAAATCCGCGAATTCCTGTTCGGCTGCCTCGCTGATTTTAAGGTGCCGAGCCAGGTCTTGATCGTCGACCAGATACCGAAGGGCGCAACCGGCAAAGTGCAGCGTATCGGCCTCGTCGACAAGCTCGCCGATGTCCTGACAAAAGCGCGCATAGCACCCCGCAACGAGATCGAACGCATCATCGCCGAGCTGTACGCCGAAGTTCTAAAGACCGTGGAATTCGGTGTCGACGACAATTTTTTCGCTCTCGGCGGCGATTCACTGCGCGCAGCGCAGGTCGCGGTTCGCATTCAGGCCATTTTCGACATCGATCTCACCAGCGCGCTGATCTTCAAGCAACCGACTGTCGCCGAGCTGGCCGTCGCGGTTGCCGGGATGCTGGCGAATACCGACCCTGAATCGCTGGAAATCCTGCTCGGGCTGGACACGCTTTCGCTGGAAGAGATGCGGCAGCTTCTCACAGAGACGCTTTGATGCAGGCAGATCGATCGGTCGGTAAAGGGGTAATCGAATGTCCGCACATGTAACCGTTGCCGCCAGACTGGCGGCGCTCCCGCCTGAAAAACGCTCGCGGCTCAAGGCGATTCTGAACCGGGTGGCGATGCCGTCGATCGACTCGGCGGCGCAGCCGTTGGCGCCGGGGCACAAGCTCAGCCACGAAAGCGACGCGAGCGTGTCGTTTGCGCAGACACGCTTGTGGTTTCTGCACCGCTATCAGCCGGATAGCGCTGTTTACAATGTCGCGCGCGCATTCAGGCTCACAGGCAGGCTCGATGTTTCCGCGCTATCAGGCGCTTTCGCCGAGATCGTTCGCCGCCATGCGATTTTGCGCACCGGCTTTGCCATGGTCGGAGATGAAGCCCGGCAAGCGGTCCACGTCAATGCGGCCTTCAAGCTCGACACGATCGATCTCTTGCATTTCGCGCAAGCGCAGCGCGAAACCGAGGCGCAGCGCGTGATCGATCGGGAAGCAAACCGCCCGTTCGATCTCGAGCGGCCGCCGCTGCTGCGCGCGATGCTCGTCGCGCTGCTGGAAGACGATCACGCGCTCTTGATCAATCTTCACCACATCGTCGCCGATGGCTGGTCGCTCGAAGTTCTGGGCCGCGAACTGGCGGCGCTGTATCGCGCCTATCGCGATGCGTGTCCGTCTCTGTTGCCGGAGCTTCCGATTCAATACACCGACTACGCGCGTTGGCAACGCGAGTGGCTGCGCGGCGACGTGTTGGCCGCGCAGCTCGACTACTGGAAGCAGAAGTTGAAAAATGCGCCGCCGCTGCTCGCGTTGCCGACCGATCGGCCGCGGCCGCAAACCCAGAG encodes:
- a CDS encoding AMP-binding protein → MKEPASIEQLLAVRKASTAVALAAPGRKPLSYRGLFEQVDHVRKTLNDFGLGRVDRVALVLPNGPEMASAFLGISAAAACAPLNPGYRAEEFEFYLNDLDARALIVPVASASPAVAVARKHRIPVLELNVVEGAPAGVFRLSGSALPRTANAGFAAAEEVALLLHTSGTTSRPKLVPLLHANLCASARNVAHTLALTESDRCLSVMPLFHIHGLIGALLSSIYAGSAVVCAPGFDASRFFAWADATSPTWYTAVPTMHQAILEHASEYSDFLARRSLRLIRSSSAALPPRVMAELEAVFAAPVIEAYGMTEAAHQMASNPLPPGARKPGSVGRAAGPEIAITDASGAMLSPGQTGEIAIRGGNVMPGYASNCAAPVDPNVAAFSAGWFRTGDQGYLDGDGYLFITGRLKEIINRGGEKISPREIDEALLNHPAIAQAVAFAVPHALLGEDLAAAVVLKQNTQATEREIREFLFGCLADFKVPSQVLIVDQIPKGATGKVQRIGLVDKLADVLTKARIAPRNEIERIIAELYAEVLKTVEFGVDDNFFALGGDSLRAAQVAVRIQAIFDIDLTSALIFKQPTVAELAVAVAGMLANTDPESLEILLGLDTLSLEEMRQLLTETL